A stretch of DNA from Thermanaerosceptrum fracticalcis:
TTTCTTTACACCACTAATCTGCTGTAATTTATAGATTAACTCTTCAAGGTCCCCTAAAACCTCTGCTGTGTCAATACTTAACGTGGCATTGGCAACCCCTTGCAAAGGTATCCCCTGGTTAATGGTTAAAATGTTTCCTTTAAAATGAGCTACAGCGTTAAGAACGTTGGACAGGATGCCAGGCCTGTGTTCCAGTATTAAAGAAACTGTAATAATTTTCTCCTTACTGGCTTGATAAAATGGGAAGACACCGTCCCGGTACTTGTAAAAAGCACTGCGGCTTAAGCCCACACGTTCTACAGCTTCATTCACGGTCAAAACTTCACCACGGGCTAATAATTCCTTCACCATAGCCGTTTTTAAGATGGCTTCCGGCAGGATGTCTTTGCTTACCATATAAAACTTTTTTGTCTGGTCAATTCCCATAATGATTTTCACCGCCTTACATGTCCTCGTATCACGGATATAACTCCTTGTATGGTAGACATTATAACATCAACTTCATTCCAATTCAATAAAAATCTTTTTACATAAAAATCTTTTCCCCCACCAAAAAGAAAAATCGGTCTTTTGGACCGATTAACTAAATGATGATACAAATTATGCCCCCACTACCTTCGTTGACAATACGCCGCAAGGTTTCTTTTAATTTGGCTTGTGTATTTTCCGGCATCTCTTGCAGTTTGCCCTGGATGTTTTCTTTCACCAGGTCATGGAGGGATTTGCCGAAAATATCATAGGACCAAATCTGTGAGGGGTTCTCCTGAAATTTTTCCGTAATATAACGGGCAAGATCAGCACATTGTTTTTCCGTGCCCATAAGAGGCGTAATTTCCGTTGTGATGTCGGTGCGAATAATATGCAGGGATGGAGCACTGGCCTTTAATTTCACACCAAAGAGACCACCCTGTTTAATAAGCTCCGGTTCTTCCAGATGCATTTCCGAAAGAAGATTAACTACACCGTAACCAGTTTCATGTACTTGAACTAATCCCTCAGCAACCTTATCGTATTCACGTTTGGCGGCACTCAGTTCTTTCATCAGCCGGAGGACATCGTGGTCACCCTCGATTTTTAAGCCAGTCACTTCATTGATAACCTCGTGGAAGAGACCGGCTTTGGCTGTCATTTCAATAGCTGCAGCTCCCGTACCCATATCCATGTTATCCAAAACAACATCCTCCACAAAATCCATCTGGGCTAAAACCTCAATAGCCTGGTCGATATCACGGAGTCTCCTCACAATGCTGATGGTATCATGCACTGCTGTTTCAAACTTCTGGCGCAGCCAGTGTTCACTGTCAAGTTCTTCAATCCACTTAGGCAAACTTACATTAACTTCTGTTACCGGGAATTCAAAGAGGGCCTCCTCTAAGATCTGAAGAATAGCTCCTTCACTGAGCTGTGCTACATCTATGGGCAGTACAGGAACCCCGTAAAGATTCTCTAATTCCTGGGCCAGTTCTATGGTCTCCACGTTATTGGGATGTAAAGAGTTCAGGACAACCACAAAGGGCTTGTTCTGGGCCTGTAATTCTTCAATAACCCTGGCTTCTGCTTCAAGATAGTTCTCCCGTGGGATGTCAGTGATGCTGCCATCGGTAGTTACAACGATACCTATAGTAGAGTGGTCAGCGATCACTTTCCGTGTTCCCATCTCGGCTGCTTCCTGGAAGGGCATGGGCTCTTCCGCCCAAGGAGTATTCACCATACGTGGGCCCAACTCATCTTCATAACCCTTGGCCCCGGGCACTGTATAACCCACACAGTCAACTAAACGCACTCTTACGGAGAGTCCTTCTTTCACCTGGATTTCTACAGCCTCATTGGGCACAAATTTAGGCTCGGTAGTCATGATGGTTCTGCCGGCGCCACTCTGGGGTAATTCGTCGATGGCTCTTTCTCTGTCGTAAACATCTTTGATATTGGGTATCACTAAGAGATCCATAAACTTTTTAATGAAAGTCGATTTGCCGGCACGAACCGGTCCGACTACACCTAAATACACATCACCCCCAGTTCGTTCGGCTAAGTCGCGGAAAATCCTTTCCACATTATCCCCTCCTTCTACATATCATTTCGCAACCTTTGCAGTCGTACAGTAACATCCCCCCTTAAAATCAACAAGGAGTCACAAGTAAACACACCCCCAGGCTGGTATTCATTAACAATACATATATACTTGCAATAGGACTTATTTAGTACTGGTCTAAAAAAAAATGACCTTTAGCTTCTTAGAGCTAGAGGTCATTTTTTCACAGATAAATTCTTACCATTTGAGATTGGTTACTACCTCTTCCACTTCGTGGGTCTTCATCCTGAGCATCAGGTCCACCACTGCTTCTTTTGGTTTCTTATTCTCAAAAAGTACATGATAGGTCTCCGTTGTAATGGGCATGGGCACACCATATTTTTTACTTAAAGCAAAAGCTGCCGCTGTGGCTTTGACGCCCTCTACCACCATGCCCATGTTAGCCAGGACCTCTTCTAAAGGAATTCCCTGGCCTATTTGTATACCTGCCCGGCGGTTACGAGAGTGCATACTGGTACAGGTCACCACTAGATCTCCGATGCCCGTCAGCCCGGCAAAGGTTAAGGGATTGGCCCCTGCCGCCACGCCTAACCGCGCCATTTCCGCTACACCACGGGTAATCAGGGCGGCTTTAGTATTATCGCCGAAACCCAACCCGTCTGCAATCCCTGTCCCCAAAGCGATGACATTTTTTAAGGCCCCGCCCAGTTCAATACCAATGAGATCCGGGTTTGTATAAACCCGGAATTTGGGCGACATAAACAAATCCTGGACTTCTTCCGCTACCTGTCGTTTATGGGCCCCGGCAACGACAGCCGTAGGAATATCCCTTCCTACTTCTTCCGCATGGCTGGGACCTGACAGCACTGCTATATGGGGTTTTTTTACGCTTAATTCCTCTTCTATCACCTGGCTTAATCGTTTGAGGGAGTCTGTTTCCAACCCCTTGGCCGTATTAATGATGACGGTTTCTTCCTCAATAAGGCCAACGATTTTACGACAGAGTTCCCTGATGCTGTGGGAAGGAACAGAAAGCACTATGTATTTTGCACTATCTATGCTTTCCCCTAAATCAGAGGTAGCCGTGACACCATGGGGTATAACCACTCCCGGTAAATAATGAAGATTTTCCCGTGCACGATTTAAGGAATCTATCTGTTCACTGTTCCTGCCCCACAGGTTCACCTTAAAACCCTTTTTGGCCAGTAGTACAGCTAAGGCCGTCCCCCAACTCCCAGCCCCTAAAACAGCCACATCTGCCACATCAGTCCCCCCTTATTTCTCCCCTACCTTATATTCAGTGCCATTCACAAGTCTTTTAATATTTGCCTTATGACGATAAATCACAAACCCCGCACCAAGTACACCGAAAAGAAGAATAGGCAAGGGTTTCTGTAAAATTGTCATAGTGAGCGGTACGCTTAAAGCCGCCAGAATAGAGCCTAAAGATACATAACGGCTGAGAAAAACCGTTAACAAAAAGATAGACAGGGCAATAAGGGTCACATCCGGGGTCAGTGTTAAAATTACCCCAAACCCTGTGGCTACGCCCCTGCCGCCTCTAAAACCGTGAAAAAGCGGGTAGGTATGACCGGCCATGGCAGCCAGCCCAGCTATCACCGCGTACACGGTACTTCCCAAGCTTAATCCTATCCCAACACTAACGGCTCCTTTTAAAGCATCACCTAACAGAACCAGCATAGCAGGGCCCTTGCCGATGGTTCGCATGACGTTGGTCATACCCGTGTTGCCACTGCCGTACTGCCTGATGTCCACACCCCTCAATAACTTAGTAAGGATAATGCCAAAGGAAACAGAACCCACCAGATAACCGGAGATCACTGCCACAAACAACTCCATCCATTACCCCTCCACTTTTACCCTTCTCTTTTTCTCACTGTGATGCGGATAGGTGTCCCCTCAAAACCAAAATTGTCCCTTATTTTATTTTCCAGGTATCTTAAATAGGAAAAATGCATCAATTCAGGTTCATTGACAAAGAAAATAAAGTTGGGCGGCTTAATACCTGCCTGGGTACAAAAGAGTATTTTCAGTCTTTTACCCTTATCGGCCGGCGGTGGATTTAACTGAACCGCGTCGGTGATAACCTCATTGAGCACACTGGTATTAATTCGGTGATTCTGCTGTTCAGCCACAAAATTGACCAGGTCAATGATTTTAATAACCCGCTGCTTGGTGAGAGCCGAAACAAAGATAGTAGGAGCATACTGCATAAACGCCAGTTCAGAGCGGATAGTTTTTTCATATTTATGCATGGTTTTCTCATCTTTTTCTACCAAATCCCACTTGTTGATGACAATGATAGTGGCCTTACCGGCTTCATGAATGTAACCGGCTATCCGTTTATCCTGTTCTGTGACGCCTTCCGTTCCATCCAAAACTAAAAGACAGACATCACTCCTGTCCACAGCCCGGAGGGAACGAATAACACTGTAACGTTCCGTTGTTTCTTCGATTTTCCCCTTGCGCCGCATTCCCGCTGTATCAATAATGGTATACCTTTGGTTATCCTTGATAAAGGGGGTGTCAATGGCGTCACGGGTTGTACCGGCTATGTCACTAACGATTACCCTTTCCTCGCCTAAGATCACATTGACCAGTGAAGATTTCCCCACGTTAG
This window harbors:
- a CDS encoding ACT domain-containing protein — its product is MGIDQTKKFYMVSKDILPEAILKTAMVKELLARGEVLTVNEAVERVGLSRSAFYKYRDGVFPFYQASKEKIITVSLILEHRPGILSNVLNAVAHFKGNILTINQGIPLQGVANATLSIDTAEVLGDLEELIYKLQQISGVKKVEIVGQS
- the spoIVA gene encoding stage IV sporulation protein A, with protein sequence MERIFRDLAERTGGDVYLGVVGPVRAGKSTFIKKFMDLLVIPNIKDVYDRERAIDELPQSGAGRTIMTTEPKFVPNEAVEIQVKEGLSVRVRLVDCVGYTVPGAKGYEDELGPRMVNTPWAEEPMPFQEAAEMGTRKVIADHSTIGIVVTTDGSITDIPRENYLEAEARVIEELQAQNKPFVVVLNSLHPNNVETIELAQELENLYGVPVLPIDVAQLSEGAILQILEEALFEFPVTEVNVSLPKWIEELDSEHWLRQKFETAVHDTISIVRRLRDIDQAIEVLAQMDFVEDVVLDNMDMGTGAAAIEMTAKAGLFHEVINEVTGLKIEGDHDVLRLMKELSAAKREYDKVAEGLVQVHETGYGVVNLLSEMHLEEPELIKQGGLFGVKLKASAPSLHIIRTDITTEITPLMGTEKQCADLARYITEKFQENPSQIWSYDIFGKSLHDLVKENIQGKLQEMPENTQAKLKETLRRIVNEGSGGIICIII
- the plsY gene encoding glycerol-3-phosphate 1-O-acyltransferase PlsY → MELFVAVISGYLVGSVSFGIILTKLLRGVDIRQYGSGNTGMTNVMRTIGKGPAMLVLLGDALKGAVSVGIGLSLGSTVYAVIAGLAAMAGHTYPLFHGFRGGRGVATGFGVILTLTPDVTLIALSIFLLTVFLSRYVSLGSILAALSVPLTMTILQKPLPILLFGVLGAGFVIYRHKANIKRLVNGTEYKVGEK
- the der gene encoding ribosome biogenesis GTPase Der, coding for MSKPIVAIVGRPNVGKSTLFNRLTGGLVAIVEDTPGVTRDRLYRDAEWLGKSFTVVDTGGIDFASESNSILGQVRKQAQLAIEEADVILFVVDGRTGITSDDENVAEMLRRTNKPVILVVNKVEQFKGNETVYEFYQLGLGDPVPISAAHGMNIGDLLDEVVGHFKDIPNDDYEPDVIKIAVVGRPNVGKSSLVNVILGEERVIVSDIAGTTRDAIDTPFIKDNQRYTIIDTAGMRRKGKIEETTERYSVIRSLRAVDRSDVCLLVLDGTEGVTEQDKRIAGYIHEAGKATIIVINKWDLVEKDEKTMHKYEKTIRSELAFMQYAPTIFVSALTKQRVIKIIDLVNFVAEQQNHRINTSVLNEVITDAVQLNPPPADKGKRLKILFCTQAGIKPPNFIFFVNEPELMHFSYLRYLENKIRDNFGFEGTPIRITVRKREG
- a CDS encoding NAD(P)H-dependent glycerol-3-phosphate dehydrogenase yields the protein MADVAVLGAGSWGTALAVLLAKKGFKVNLWGRNSEQIDSLNRARENLHYLPGVVIPHGVTATSDLGESIDSAKYIVLSVPSHSIRELCRKIVGLIEEETVIINTAKGLETDSLKRLSQVIEEELSVKKPHIAVLSGPSHAEEVGRDIPTAVVAGAHKRQVAEEVQDLFMSPKFRVYTNPDLIGIELGGALKNVIALGTGIADGLGFGDNTKAALITRGVAEMARLGVAAGANPLTFAGLTGIGDLVVTCTSMHSRNRRAGIQIGQGIPLEEVLANMGMVVEGVKATAAAFALSKKYGVPMPITTETYHVLFENKKPKEAVVDLMLRMKTHEVEEVVTNLKW